CGATGCCTGTCCGGCCACCCGGATCCCCTCGTGGGCATCGAGGAGCGCGGCGAATCCGGCGCGGACCATGGCCTGGTCGTCGGCGATGAGCACGCTGATCGTCACGGATTCTCCTTGTCGAGGGAAGAGGCGGTGCTACCGGGGGCGACGGGAAGGACGGCGTCGACATCCCACCCGCCGTCCTCCGCGGGGCCGGCGGAGAGGCTCCCGCCGAGGATCTCGGCGCGTTCCCGCATGCCACGCAGGCCGTAGCCGCCTCCGTGACCATCAGGACGGTGCGGCGGCGCGGCGTTGTGCACACGGATGTGGACGGCGCGAGCGTCCGCGTGCAACCGCACCGCGATCCTTGCGCCGGGCGCGTGGCGGACCGCATTGCTCAGTGCTTCCTGGACGATACGGAACGCGGCGATCTGCACGGCGGGTTCGGCGTTCGTCGTGTCTCCGCCTTCGAGCACGAGGCCGACCTCGACACCGGCGCGCCGGATGCTGTCGACCAGGGCAGGGATGTCGTCGATGCCCTGCTGGGGGGCCAGCTCGGCACCCTGATCCTCGGTTCGGAGGACACCGAGCATCCGTCGCATCTCGGTGAGCGAGCTGCGCGCGGTCGCGGCGATGTCGTCGAACTCGGCCGTCGCCACGTCGCCCAACTCGGGGATGCGGTACCGCGCGGTCGACGCCTGGACCTGGATCACCGACATGCTGTGCGCGACGACGTCATGCAGCTCGCGGGCGATCCGGGTGCGCTCCTCGACGAGGGCGCGCCTGGCTTCCTCGAGCGCGCTGTGCTCCTTCTCGCGCGTCAGCTCGGCGGCGACCCGGACGCGACCGGCGACCAGAGCCGCGATGAGGAACATCGCGGCGGCGACCGCCGTCGTGACGATGAGGTCGGCTGTGGCACTCGCCGAGGACTCCGGCCGCGCCACCAGGTCGGGGCGGATGACCGGCGCGAGAAGCGACGCGATCGCACCGAGGAGCAGGGCGAACGCGCCGAGTCGTCCGCCGTGGACGAAGGTGACGACGCCCACGAAGAGCACGAACGTCAGGAGTGCGGGGACGGACCACGGCCACGGGGACTCGACTGCGATCTCGGTGACGACCGTGAGGGGCAGGGTGAGGGCGGCCGCCGTGAAGAGGCCGATGGCCAATGCCGGGCGGGAGAGTGCGAGCAGCGGCGAAGCGCACAGAGCGGCACCGAGGATGAACGACAGGGGCAGCGGTGTTCCGTACAACACGGTCTGCAGCGACACCAGGACGGCGTACAGCGCCGCGGCCGCCGCACCCAAGGCCACGAGGGCGGCGGTGCGGCGGCTGATGCGTTGGCGCAAAGGTGTGCGCTCGCGTCGGCGTGCCATGACTGTCATCCTGCCAGTTGCGCGGCCGGGGCGCGGCGGCGACGGGCTGCGGCGATCCGGTCGATCACGAGCCCGACGACGAGGGCGATGACGATCCCGAGGCCGCCGCTGAGCAGCGGCTGATCCTTGATCCAGGCACCGGCGAGCAGGCCGATCGCGAGGCTGAACACACTCCAGCTGGTGCCGGCGATCAGGCTCAACGGGAGGAACCGCCGCCAGGGGAAGCCGAGAGCGCCGGCGGACATGTTGACGGCGACGCGCCCCACCGGGATGTAGCGGGCGCCGAGGATCAGAGTGGCGCTGCGTCGGTCGAGTGCATGCTGGGCGTAGGCGAAGGTGGCGGCGACCCGGGGGCGCCGCATCCAGGCGAAGCGTGTGGTGCCGATCGCCCGCCCGATCAGGAAAGCGAGGTTGTCGCCGATCGCGGCACCGACCGCCGCGACCACACCGAGGAGCAGGAGATTCCCCTCGCCCGTCGACGCGGTGACGGCCGCCGCGGCGACGAGCACGGTCTCACTGGGCACGGGCGGGAAGAAGCCATCGATGACCGTGACCGCGAAGAGGACCACGTACAGCCAGGGGGAGGCGATGGCCTGCATGATGAGCTCGTTGAGGATGTCCACTCGAGCACGTTATGCGGCGGGTGCGGCGGTGGGCATCCCTCCGCGGTATCGCCTGCGTCACTCTCCGGATTGATCTTGCTGAGCGAGGCCCCCGGCTACGACGCATATACTGGGAGGCTGGCCGATCGGCCGACCACCCTCCCCGAAAGAACGGACGTCTGCTGTGCTTGCCGTGCACGACCTCGAGATCCGCGTTGGCGCGCGCCTGCTGATGGAGAACGTCTCGTTCCGTGTCGCCGACGGAGACAAGATCGGACTCGTCGGCCGCAACGGGGCCGGGAAGACGACGCTCACCAAAGTGCTCGCCGGTGACGTCCTGCCGTCCGGCGGCAGTGTGACCCGCTCGGGCGAGCTCGGCTACCTGCCGCAGGACCCCCGTTCGGGCAACCCTGAAGACCTCGCGCGCACCCGCATCCTCGACGCTCGTGGTCT
Above is a window of Microbacterium aurugineum DNA encoding:
- a CDS encoding sensor histidine kinase: MARRRERTPLRQRISRRTAALVALGAAAAALYAVLVSLQTVLYGTPLPLSFILGAALCASPLLALSRPALAIGLFTAAALTLPLTVVTEIAVESPWPWSVPALLTFVLFVGVVTFVHGGRLGAFALLLGAIASLLAPVIRPDLVARPESSASATADLIVTTAVAAAMFLIAALVAGRVRVAAELTREKEHSALEEARRALVEERTRIARELHDVVAHSMSVIQVQASTARYRIPELGDVATAEFDDIAATARSSLTEMRRMLGVLRTEDQGAELAPQQGIDDIPALVDSIRRAGVEVGLVLEGGDTTNAEPAVQIAAFRIVQEALSNAVRHAPGARIAVRLHADARAVHIRVHNAAPPHRPDGHGGGYGLRGMRERAEILGGSLSAGPAEDGGWDVDAVLPVAPGSTASSLDKENP
- a CDS encoding DedA family protein; the encoded protein is MDILNELIMQAIASPWLYVVLFAVTVIDGFFPPVPSETVLVAAAAVTASTGEGNLLLLGVVAAVGAAIGDNLAFLIGRAIGTTRFAWMRRPRVAATFAYAQHALDRRSATLILGARYIPVGRVAVNMSAGALGFPWRRFLPLSLIAGTSWSVFSLAIGLLAGAWIKDQPLLSGGLGIVIALVVGLVIDRIAAARRRRAPAAQLAG